Proteins encoded together in one Peribacillus asahii window:
- a CDS encoding acyl-CoA thioesterase, translating into MKAKYCKESRVIRTSRVFPNDVNNHNTLFGGRLMSHLDQVASTSAARHSRRECVTASTDSVDFLHPVRPTDSVCFESYVTWTGTSSMEVFVKIIAEDLKSGECKIAATAFLTFVALDQHKRPTSVPQVIPETEEERKLHETAPERTRMRKERKQKSKELTAFLTLNYPLEQYSL; encoded by the coding sequence ATGAAAGCAAAATATTGCAAAGAATCACGAGTGATACGAACAAGCCGTGTATTCCCAAACGATGTAAATAATCACAATACGTTATTTGGTGGTCGGCTAATGAGTCATTTGGACCAAGTTGCATCAACCTCTGCAGCTCGTCATAGCCGAAGAGAATGTGTAACTGCATCAACAGATTCAGTTGATTTTTTACATCCTGTTCGACCAACAGATTCCGTCTGCTTTGAATCGTATGTAACATGGACAGGTACATCATCCATGGAAGTGTTTGTAAAAATTATTGCTGAAGACTTAAAAAGCGGTGAGTGTAAAATTGCAGCGACTGCCTTCTTAACATTTGTGGCACTTGATCAGCATAAACGCCCAACAAGTGTTCCACAAGTTATTCCGGAAACCGAAGAAGAGAGAAAATTACATGAAACCGCACCAGAGCGGACAAGAATGCGTAAAGAACGGAAACAAAAAAGTAAAGAGTTGACCGCATTTTTAACGCTGAATTATCCTTTGGAGCAATATAGCCTATGA
- a CDS encoding glutaminase: protein MIKEHNVQVDSQRKAYLDEWVIHYRSYATKGQNATYIPALGKVNSSQLGISIMGSDGTMIKSGDWEVPFTLQSISKVISFIAACLGRGISYVLERVDVEPTGDAFNSIIRLEMHKSGKPFNPMINAGAITVASLLPGNSAQTKLEFLYALIEKMIGKRPAINEEVFHSEWQTAHRNRALAHYLKETGFLESDVEEALEVYLKQCSIEINTEDIALIGLILAHDGYHPIRKEQILPKKVARLTKALMLTCGMYNASGRFAAFIGLPAKSGVSGGIMAVVPPRLRRELPFQDGCGIGIYGPAIDEYGNSLPGVMLLEHIAQEWDLSIF, encoded by the coding sequence ATGATAAAGGAGCATAACGTTCAGGTTGATAGTCAAAGGAAAGCTTACTTAGATGAATGGGTAATACATTATCGCTCCTATGCTACTAAAGGACAAAACGCCACTTATATTCCTGCTTTAGGAAAAGTAAATTCATCGCAATTAGGCATTAGCATAATGGGGTCAGATGGAACAATGATAAAGTCAGGAGATTGGGAAGTCCCTTTCACCTTACAAAGTATATCAAAAGTGATCAGCTTTATAGCTGCATGCTTAGGTCGAGGTATTTCTTATGTGTTAGAGCGGGTTGATGTGGAACCGACTGGAGATGCTTTCAACTCAATTATTCGTTTAGAGATGCATAAATCAGGAAAGCCTTTTAATCCTATGATTAATGCAGGAGCGATTACGGTAGCTTCACTCTTGCCAGGAAATTCAGCACAAACTAAATTAGAATTTCTTTACGCATTAATCGAAAAAATGATAGGGAAACGTCCAGCTATCAATGAGGAAGTGTTTCACTCTGAATGGCAAACAGCCCATCGCAATAGAGCCTTAGCTCACTATTTAAAAGAGACCGGTTTTTTAGAATCGGATGTAGAGGAAGCCCTAGAGGTTTACCTGAAACAATGTTCTATCGAAATTAATACAGAGGATATAGCCTTGATAGGATTGATTCTGGCACATGATGGATATCATCCTATTCGTAAAGAACAAATCCTACCTAAAAAGGTGGCTAGATTAACTAAAGCCTTAATGCTTACTTGTGGAATGTACAATGCGTCTGGCAGATTTGCTGCTTTCATCGGATTGCCAGCTAAAAGTGGAGTGTCCGGAGGAATTATGGCAGTTGTCCCTCCAAGATTGAGAAGGGAACTGCCGTTTCAAGATGGATGTGGTATTGGCATATATGGGCCAGCCATTGATGAATATGGCAATAGTTTGCCAGGCGTGATGTTATTGGAACATATCGCACAAGAATGGGATTTAAGTATTTTTTAA
- a CDS encoding helix-turn-helix domain-containing protein, with translation MAWFSLEKRRSKFGQFLDKHDLTQQIVVTKSGVSRNTISRLCQPKYEEGPTMKNARKIIKALRDITGKDIDYDDLWSM, from the coding sequence ATGGCTTGGTTTTCATTAGAAAAAAGACGATCGAAGTTTGGGCAGTTTTTAGATAAGCACGATTTAACGCAGCAGATTGTAGTCACAAAAAGCGGAGTTTCTCGCAATACAATTAGCAGACTGTGTCAGCCGAAATATGAAGAAGGACCGACAATGAAAAATGCCAGGAAAATTATAAAAGCTCTTCGGGATATTACCGGAAAAGACATTGATTATGATGATCTTTGGAGTATGTAA
- a CDS encoding Glu/Leu/Phe/Val family dehydrogenase: protein MTVTVPVNSDHVQKLESTQNETLNLLNSTQLIIKEAVQKLGYNDEMYELLKEPVRILTVRIPVRMDNGSIKVFTGYRSQHNDAVGPTKGGVRFHPEVNEEEVKALSIWMSLKCGITNLPYGGGKGGIICDPRNMSFGELERLSRGYVRAISQIVGPAKDIPAPDVYTNSQIMAWMMDEYSRLREFDSPGFITGKPIVLGGSQGRETATARGVTVCIEEAVKKKGMDLQGARIVVQGFGNAGSFLAKFMHDAGAKVIGISDAHGALYDPEGLDIDYLLERRDSFGTVTNLFTNVITNQELLEKECDILVPAAISNQITAQNAHRIKASIVVEAANGPTTLEATKTLDERGVLLVPDILASSGGVTVSYFEWVQNNQGYYWSEEEVADKLRKVMVDSFETIYQTSQAHQVDMRLAAYMVGIRKTAEASRFRGWV from the coding sequence ATGACAGTGACAGTACCTGTTAATAGTGATCATGTTCAAAAGCTAGAAAGTACGCAAAATGAAACGTTAAATTTATTAAATTCCACTCAGCTCATTATAAAAGAGGCGGTTCAGAAGTTAGGCTACAACGATGAGATGTACGAGTTACTAAAAGAACCAGTTAGAATCCTCACGGTACGTATCCCAGTTCGAATGGATAACGGTTCCATTAAAGTGTTTACCGGCTATCGCTCTCAACATAACGATGCAGTAGGTCCTACGAAAGGAGGAGTCCGCTTCCATCCTGAAGTAAATGAAGAAGAGGTAAAAGCATTATCTATTTGGATGAGTTTAAAGTGTGGCATAACAAATCTTCCTTACGGCGGAGGAAAAGGTGGTATTATTTGCGATCCTAGGAACATGTCGTTTGGGGAGCTGGAGAGATTAAGCCGCGGGTATGTTCGTGCCATCAGCCAAATTGTCGGCCCCGCAAAAGATATTCCAGCACCGGATGTGTATACGAATTCTCAAATTATGGCGTGGATGATGGATGAGTACAGCCGTCTTCGAGAATTCGATTCTCCTGGATTTATTACGGGCAAACCGATTGTTTTAGGGGGCTCACAAGGCCGTGAAACAGCAACAGCACGCGGCGTCACGGTTTGCATTGAAGAAGCGGTAAAGAAAAAAGGCATGGACTTACAAGGTGCACGCATCGTGGTTCAAGGCTTTGGGAATGCGGGAAGCTTTCTGGCGAAATTCATGCATGATGCAGGGGCGAAAGTGATTGGGATTTCGGACGCGCATGGGGCTCTTTATGATCCGGAAGGGCTTGATATCGATTATTTACTTGAGCGACGCGATAGTTTTGGAACCGTTACCAATTTATTTACTAATGTCATCACGAATCAAGAATTACTCGAAAAGGAGTGTGACATTTTAGTACCGGCTGCCATCTCAAACCAAATTACGGCACAAAATGCCCATCGTATTAAAGCATCGATTGTAGTGGAGGCGGCAAATGGACCAACAACCCTTGAGGCTACCAAAACTTTAGATGAAAGAGGAGTTCTCCTGGTACCAGATATACTGGCAAGTTCAGGTGGTGTCACTGTTTCTTACTTTGAATGGGTTCAAAATAATCAAGGATATTACTGGTCAGAGGAAGAGGTGGCTGACAAACTGCGAAAAGTCATGGTTGATTCTTTTGAAACGATTTATCAAACCTCACAGGCCCATCAAGTGGATATGCGTTTAGCAGCCTATATGGTTGGAATAAGAAAAACGGCTGAAGCTTCACGTTTCCGTGGATGGGTATAA